Proteins encoded within one genomic window of Natator depressus isolate rNatDep1 chromosome 1, rNatDep2.hap1, whole genome shotgun sequence:
- the LOC141980758 gene encoding uncharacterized protein LOC141980758 has translation MARTGGTGSDRCMGRRICAIRTPFQRQNAKIFEKISKGMKDRGHNGDQQQCHVKLKELRQAYQKTQEANARSGSEPQTFCFYDELHVIPGGALTTTPHLYVNSCKGVSCKRDEDFGDEEDDEEGEVEDSAHQASGETILPDSQELFITLETVSSQPGLLDLEDGEGTSAANVSTLQLASPSQRLAQIRRRKKRTCDEMFSELMQSTQTERAQHNAWWQTTAESRKAQNEHEDRRDA, from the exons atggcccgaacgggaggtactggatctgatcgctgtatggggagacgaatctgtgctatcagaactccattccaaagacaaaatgccaaaatatttgaaaaaatctccaagggcatgaaggacagaggccataacggggaccagcagcagtgccatgtgaaacttaaggagctcaggcaagcctaccaaaaaacccaagaggcaaatgcccgctcagggtcagagccccagacattctgcttctatgatgagctgcatgtaATTCCTGGGGGTGCCcttacaactaccccacacctgtatgtGAACTCCTGCAAAGGAGTCTCATGCAaaagggatgaggattttggggatgaggaagatgatgaggagggggaggttgaagatagcgcacaccaggcaagcggagaaaccattctccccgacagccaggaactgtttatcaccctggagacagtatCCTCACAACCCGGGCTCCTGGATCTTGAAgatggagaaggcacctctg ctgcaaatgtttcaacgctgcaactagcatctccatcccagaggctagcacagataagaaggcgaaaaaaacgcacttgcgatgaaatgttctctgagctcatgcagtccacccaaactgaaagagcccagcacaatgcatGGTGGCAGACAacggcagagtccaggaaagcacaaaatgaacacgaggacaggagggatgcaTGA